GATTGCGGGTGGTTTTGAAAGATCTGAAGATCCAGCTGTAAATGGCGCCCTGGTGGTCCTGTACCATTCAGATCTTGAAAGTATCAAAGAAACGATCCTTCGGAATGGAGGAATAATTTCAAAAGAAATATTCTCATTTCCCGGAGGCCGAAGATTTCATTTTATGGACCCTTCAGGTAATGAATTGGCCGTTTGGTCTGACAGGTAAAATTCTTAAAAAATGTAAAGCAGGACAGAATCTTCAATTTTATAGGTAAAAAAAAAATTATTTTAAACAGTTTCAGATTCTTTATAAGGTTAAAGAAACGAACAATAAATAATTGGGAGTAACGTTTAAAATTGAGTGTTTAGATTAGGTTAAGAAGAATATAGTTGATCTAATATTACGGTAATAATTAGTTCTGAAAATTATTTGAATAACGAATAATTCCGATATTCATCTAACTTACAAACTAAGTTATAAAAGCATCTTACTTAATGATATCGACATATGGATAATTATGGTGAAAAGTAAACGAATATATCAAATCGATCTTTTTAGATTCATAGCTGCATTAAGTGTTGTATTTTACCATTATTTTTTTAGAGGTTATGCCGCAGATGAAATGTCTGATTTGAACTTTGAAGATGTTGGAGGGTTATTTAAATATGGTTATCTAGGAGTTGATCTATTTTTTATTATCAGTGGATTTGTAATAACTCTTTCTATCAACAAAAGGTCCATATCAAAATTTATTATTTCTCGAATTACGAGATTATATCCTATATATTGGATGTGTGTTTCTTTGACTTTTTTAGTAGTTATTTTATTCGGATCTCCAAGATATCACGCTCAGCTGGTTCAATATATTTTGAATCTAACTATGTTTCATAATTATTTAGGAATAGAAAGCATAGATGGCGTTTATTGGACACTCTTTGTAGAAATGAAATTTTATATTTTCGTTATTGGTTCTTACTTAATTATAAATAAAATAAAAAGGATTGATTTGGATTATTTGGTGTATTTCTGGACTTCTTTATCCTTATTATTTCTCTTTATGAATAATATATATATTCTTAAAGTTATTAATTTCTTTTTTATCTTAAATTGGAGCTCTTATTTTATTGCTGGTATCGTTTTTTATCAGATATATAATAGAGGAATATCTTTGCAGTATTTCTTTCTTTTGATGATTTTATTTTTGTTATCCCTTCATTATGCCTTTTTGAAAATTGAATTTTATGAGATGCAATATAATGCTCCATTTTCAAAATTAATTGGAGGAGGGATAATATTTATATTCTATCTGATAATGTTATTGGTAGCGACCAATAAATTAAAAAGTATCAATTCTCCGAAACTGATTTCTCTTGGGATGCTGACATATCCATTATACTTGATACATCAAATTATCGGTTTTATAATTTTAAATAATCTCGGGATTTATTTTAATAAGTATGTGGTGGTGGCTGCTACATTAATTGTGATGTTAGTGGTTTCATATTTGTTAAGTAAATATTATGAACCATATTTTTCAAATTATTTGAAAATTAAATTAGAAAAGTTTTCAGCAAAGTACAAGAATAAGAAAATAAAAAAAATCAAAAATTTGAATAATTTTTTTTTCATTTAACCGCAGGTTCTAGGTTGCCACAGGAACTATAAATGAATTATTGAAGATTTTGATAAAAAATGAAGGTAGAGTTGATATGTGATTGTTTTGTAATTCACAGATATAAATTTTAAATTTTATTTCTCAATTAATAAGAATCCAATCTAAGATTAATTGAATAAAAGTATTATCGTTTTTGAGTTTCTAATGTCATAGTTCAATTTTATAGTTAATTGATTTTAAGTGTCAAAAGAATAACAGTTTAATGAGAAAGGGACTTTTTAAATTAATAGTTGTAGTTCTTATTTTATTGATTGGAATGTCAATTGGGATATTTCTAGGTCGAAATAATTCGACTTTGATTATAAAACCAATGAAAATGTTATTTAAAAAGTATCTTCTAACAAAAAATAGCCATTGGGGCGAAGATTTTAATATAGTTGAGATCAAATCTAGTAAAGACAATACCGTTCAGAAATCATATTTTTATAAATCAAAATCGAGCAATCCGAAACCCTTGATTGTAAGTTTACACGCATGGAGTGGAGATTTTTCAGAAAATGACAGATTAGCAGAGATTTCTGTTCTGAAAGATTTGAATTATATACATCCAAATTTTCGGGGTCCGAATAATGAAGTTGATGCTTGCTGCAGTGAACTAGCCGTAACCGACATTGACGATGCAATAACCTACGCTATAAATAACTCAAATGTTGATAATGGCGAAATATATGTAATTGGTTTAAGCGGTGGTGGTTACGCAACATTTTGTGCGTTTATGAAATCTAAACATAGAGTGAAAAAGTTTTCAGCTTGGGCATCTATTTCAGACCTCGTTGCATGGTACAATGAAAGCAAAATACGAAATAATCAATTCGCAACTGATATTCTTGATTGTACGGGTTCGGAAAATGGAATAGATATTAAAAGAGCGAAAGAGAGGTCCCCACTCTATTGGCAAACACCAATAGAAAAATTAAAAAATTCAAAACTAACTATTTATGCCGGTGTTTATGATGGCGTAAAAGGAAGTGTTCCTATAACTCATTCATTCAATTTCTATAATAAAATATTGTCTGAAATATCCGTTGAGGATACATCATTATATGTTTCGAATTATGAGAAATTAAAATTGCTGGAAAAGAGAGAAAAAATTGCAGAATTTGGTAAAATTGGAGATAGAGAAATTTATTTAAAGAAAGAATTTATTAATTTATCAATAATAATATTTGAGGGGGATCATGAAATTTTACCGGAATTTGCCATTAATGATTTACTTAAGGATTGAAATGGAATCGTCAATTTGATTTTTTTTTTTGGAGCATTAGGGAGTATTAAATGTCAATATAATTTTCAATAATTAATTTGTACCAAAGGAATTTTGATTAAAAATTTTGCTGATTAATTGTTTGTTTTGATTTTAGGACTTGTTTTCTCTGATCGGATTTATTCTTTTGACTATAATTAATGAATAGAAAAAGAAAGATTAAAAGCAAAAACTAATTAAAGATGATTTACTCTTTAACATTACTAATTAATGGAAGATTTTTGTTCTTCATATTTTGGTGGTAAACTCTCTTATACAGATTTTTGGACATTCAATATTGGTATTACTGCAAACATCAAAATGATGTGAACCGGAATTAAAAAGAATACTTTAATAAGTTAGAATTTTATCTTGCTTGAGGCAACATAAATAAATTGTAAAAGGCATGGGAGAACATAACAATCATAAAAATTACTTAGAATTTAAGGCCGGTAATCTGGAAGAAGTAAAATCATTTTACCAAGAATGCTTTCAATGGAGATTTAAGGATTATGGGCCAGATTATACTTCTTTTTCGAACAGTGGGATTGCAGGTGGTTTTGAAAGATCTGAAGATCCAGCTGTAAATGGCGCCCTGGTGGTCCTGTACCATTCAGATCTTGAAAGTATCAAAGAAACGATCCTTAGGAATGGAGGAATAATTTCAAATGAAATATTCTCATTTCCCGGAGGCCGAAGATTTCATTTTATGGACCCTTCAGGTAATGAATTGGCCGTTTGGTCTGACAGGTAATTAATTTGAATCCTGATGCTTAATTCAGGGAAGAACAATACTACGGATGGGTGAATTTTGATTGATTTTATTCATATCAAAAAAAATTATTAACTTAAAGGTCTAAAAATCAACACAATGAAAACCTTTAAAATCAAACCCTACCAAAAAATCATGATGTCATTAGCCTTTGTTTTACTAACAATTGGAGTTAATGCACAGAGTCATGAGATGCCTGAAACAGAAAATTCAATCGCCACAACCATTGACAACAAAGATTTAGAATGGTTACCTGCTCCGGATTTTTTTCCAGATTGCTCCTTTACCATTCTTCATGGTGATATCACTAAACCTAATTTAGATTTTTTCTTTAGAATTGAACCAAATACAAAAGTCATAAATCATACTCATAATTCACCTGAACGAATGATTTTGATTTCAGGAGATCTTGAGGTTCAATACGAAGGAGAAGAACCTGTGGTTTTAAAAGCGGGCTCTTATGCCTATGGCCCTGGCGGAAAGCCGCATAAAGCAAAATGCCTTGATAACGGCCCATGTGTTTTATTTGTCGCTATGGTTGACCCATTTGATGCTGTGCCTGTTAAGAAAGAGTAAGGCTGTTTTAAAAATCATTTTATAATAATACGAGCTCAAACAATTTGTTTCAAATATTTCAGTTTAAATAATAAAAAAATTGATTATGAAAAAAATTGTTTTGGTTCTGATTATGCTTGTAGTTTATTCAGCTTCGGCTCAAATTGCGTTTAATACGGGAAGTGTCGAATTCGATGCGGATTTGAATGAAATTAATGCCCGAGGTTCGGCAGATTTTGAATTGTTCAAAGGAGATTTGAGCCTATTCTTTGGTGTTTCAGAAAAGAAAATAGATTATTTGAAAGGAAGTTTGAACATGGCTCCGGGTGAGATTTATTTTGCGTTGGAATTGTCTAAAACTTCCCAAACTTCTATTGATTCTATTATTTCCATTTATGATAATAATAAACATAAAGGCTGGGGATACACAGCGAAAAAGGTGGGTATAAAACCAGGTTCTGTTGAATTTCATCAAATGAAGAGTAATGCCAGTTCTCATATCAAGAATAATCAGCATAAAGGGAATGGAAAAGAAAAAGGAAAGAAGCAGGGTAAAGCCAAAGGAAAACATTAAATGAATAAATCCGTATTTGAGATTCACAAAATGGATTGTCCTTCTGAGGAAAATCTAATCCGAATGAAATTGGATGGGATTTCAAGTATTGAATATCTGGACTTTGATATACCAAACCGAAAACTGACCGTTTATCACAGTGGAAAACCAGAGGAGATTGAGGTTTCCATTCTTGAACTGAATTTAGGTGCAGAAAAGATCTCGACTCAACCCACCAATCAAAAAGATTTTACTTCAAATACAGAACAGAAAAAGATTCTTTGGGCTGTTCTTGTAATCAATTTCGGTTTCTTCATTATTGAAATTATAGCCGGGCTGATTGGCAATTCAATGGGGCTCATCGCAGATAGCCTGGATATGCTTGCAGACAGTTTTGTTTATGGCATGAGTTTATTCGCCGTGGGTGGCACGCTGCTTAGAAAAAAGAGAATCGCCAAGGTTGCCGGATATTTTCAAATTACGTTGGCAATAATTGGATTTTCTGAAGTTTTCAGGCGTTTTATTGGGGAAGAAGTCCTTCCAGACTTTTCAACAATGATCATCGTTTCGGTTCTAGCTCTAATAGCGAATGGTATTTGCCTATATATTTTACAAAAGTCTAAAAGCAAGGAGGAAGCTCATATGAAAGCCAGTATGATTTTTACTTCCAATGATGTAATCATCAATTTAGGCGTTATAACTGCCGGTCTTTTTGTGAATTGGCTAAGTTCTAATATACCAGATTTGATAATTGGATCCATTGTTTTTGTTCTTGTCATTCAAGGAGCCATAAGAATCTTAAAGCTAGGAAAATAGAAGATAACTACATTCTAAAAAAAATGTGAACCTTGCATGGATAGACCAAAGTGCTATTATACGGAATGTCAAAAAAAAGAGAATCCCATGCTTTCAGTTGATCCGTGTAATATATTTTCTGGAAGGTTTAAAATTTGAAAATATATATTATCTTGACAATTGAAACAATTGACGTTTTTCATCATATTAAATTTTTTTGAGTAAACAAGGAGACATGAAAAGAAGAGAGCTTATAAAAATGATATCGCTGTCAACGGGAGCGGTTCTGTCTATTCCGTTATCAAACTCGTTGCTTATCGCTTGTAAAAAAGTGGAGCCTGTCAAAAAATCTGTTTTTACACCTCGTTTTTTTAATCAACAGGAATTTTTATTTGTACAGGATCTGTTGGATATTATTCTTCCTAAAACAGATAGTCCATCGGCGAATGAAGTTGGTGTGGATCAGATCATAGATACGATGATTGGAACGGTTTATAGTCCGGATCAGCAGGAAGCTTTCAATACTAAATTTACAGCCCTGACAAAATACATGAGCGACAAAAATAAGTCGGTTGCCATTCAGGAATTGATAATATCTGATGCGGAAAATGATAAAATGGCTAAAAATGCCCTTATCGATTTAAAACAGCAAGCAGTTGCTTACTACTTGACAACCAAAGAGGTTGCTACGAATTACTTGAATTACTTACCTGTTCCCGGAGCTTATCAGGCGTGTATTTCATTAGAATCAGTTGGAGGAAAAGCCTGGGCATTATGAGTATGAAAGAATCAGATAAAAAAACTTTCGATGCGATAGTTATAGGGTCCGGGATCAGTGGAGGCTATGCAGCTATGGAACTTTGTTTAAAAGGATATAAAACACTGGTACTTGAAAGAGGCAGGACGGTAAAGCACGGTGAGTATCCAACAGCCAACAAGGACATTTGGGATTTGCCAAATCAAAATGTGGTT
This DNA window, taken from Lutimonas zeaxanthinifaciens, encodes the following:
- a CDS encoding VOC family protein; the encoded protein is MEESNNNITYIEFKAGNLEEVKSFYQECFQWRFKDYGPDYTSFSNSGIAGGFERSEDPAVNGALVVLYHSDLESIKETILRNGGIISKEIFSFPGGRRFHFMDPSGNELAVWSDR
- a CDS encoding acyltransferase family protein, whose translation is MVKSKRIYQIDLFRFIAALSVVFYHYFFRGYAADEMSDLNFEDVGGLFKYGYLGVDLFFIISGFVITLSINKRSISKFIISRITRLYPIYWMCVSLTFLVVILFGSPRYHAQLVQYILNLTMFHNYLGIESIDGVYWTLFVEMKFYIFVIGSYLIINKIKRIDLDYLVYFWTSLSLLFLFMNNIYILKVINFFFILNWSSYFIAGIVFYQIYNRGISLQYFFLLMILFLLSLHYAFLKIEFYEMQYNAPFSKLIGGGIIFIFYLIMLLVATNKLKSINSPKLISLGMLTYPLYLIHQIIGFIILNNLGIYFNKYVVVAATLIVMLVVSYLLSKYYEPYFSNYLKIKLEKFSAKYKNKKIKKIKNLNNFFFI
- a CDS encoding alpha/beta hydrolase family protein is translated as MRKGLFKLIVVVLILLIGMSIGIFLGRNNSTLIIKPMKMLFKKYLLTKNSHWGEDFNIVEIKSSKDNTVQKSYFYKSKSSNPKPLIVSLHAWSGDFSENDRLAEISVLKDLNYIHPNFRGPNNEVDACCSELAVTDIDDAITYAINNSNVDNGEIYVIGLSGGGYATFCAFMKSKHRVKKFSAWASISDLVAWYNESKIRNNQFATDILDCTGSENGIDIKRAKERSPLYWQTPIEKLKNSKLTIYAGVYDGVKGSVPITHSFNFYNKILSEISVEDTSLYVSNYEKLKLLEKREKIAEFGKIGDREIYLKKEFINLSIIIFEGDHEILPEFAINDLLKD
- a CDS encoding VOC family protein, whose translation is MGEHNNHKNYLEFKAGNLEEVKSFYQECFQWRFKDYGPDYTSFSNSGIAGGFERSEDPAVNGALVVLYHSDLESIKETILRNGGIISNEIFSFPGGRRFHFMDPSGNELAVWSDR
- a CDS encoding cupin domain-containing protein, which codes for MKTFKIKPYQKIMMSLAFVLLTIGVNAQSHEMPETENSIATTIDNKDLEWLPAPDFFPDCSFTILHGDITKPNLDFFFRIEPNTKVINHTHNSPERMILISGDLEVQYEGEEPVVLKAGSYAYGPGGKPHKAKCLDNGPCVLFVAMVDPFDAVPVKKE
- a CDS encoding cation transporter, translated to MNKSVFEIHKMDCPSEENLIRMKLDGISSIEYLDFDIPNRKLTVYHSGKPEEIEVSILELNLGAEKISTQPTNQKDFTSNTEQKKILWAVLVINFGFFIIEIIAGLIGNSMGLIADSLDMLADSFVYGMSLFAVGGTLLRKKRIAKVAGYFQITLAIIGFSEVFRRFIGEEVLPDFSTMIIVSVLALIANGICLYILQKSKSKEEAHMKASMIFTSNDVIINLGVITAGLFVNWLSSNIPDLIIGSIVFVLVIQGAIRILKLGK
- a CDS encoding gluconate 2-dehydrogenase subunit 3 family protein, with amino-acid sequence MKRRELIKMISLSTGAVLSIPLSNSLLIACKKVEPVKKSVFTPRFFNQQEFLFVQDLLDIILPKTDSPSANEVGVDQIIDTMIGTVYSPDQQEAFNTKFTALTKYMSDKNKSVAIQELIISDAENDKMAKNALIDLKQQAVAYYLTTKEVATNYLNYLPVPGAYQACISLESVGGKAWAL